In a genomic window of Vigna angularis cultivar LongXiaoDou No.4 chromosome 6, ASM1680809v1, whole genome shotgun sequence:
- the LOC108341842 gene encoding trifunctional UDP-glucose 4,6-dehydratase/UDP-4-keto-6-deoxy-D-glucose 3,5-epimerase/UDP-4-keto-L-rhamnose-reductase RHM1, translating into MANTYKPKNILITGAAGFIASHVCNRIVRNYPDYKIVVLDKLDYCSNLKNLMPSRSSQNFKFIKGDIGSADLVNYILLTESIDTIMHFAAQTHVDNSFGNSFEFTQNNIYGTHVLLEACKVSGGQVKRFIHVSTDEVYGETDEDAVVGNHEASQLLPTNPYSATKAGAEMLVMAYGRSYGLPVITTRGNNVYGPNQFPEKLIPKFLLLAMKGRILPIHGDGSNVRSYLYCEDVAEAFEIILHRGEVGHVYNIGTKKERRVIDVARDICRLFNLDPETRVKFVENRPFNDQRYFLDDEKLKNLGWSESTTWEEGLRKTLSWYVKNPDWWGDVSGALLPHPRMLTMPGVEKYYDSTEMSKNASNVDANHANQNKMVVPTIRSNASPRKQSVKFLIYGGAGWIGGLVGNICEKQGIPFEYGKARLDEGSQSQILADINTSKPTHVFNASGVTGALNLKWFEAHKSEAIRANVVGVLTLAHVCKDHGLPMMNYAFGGNLEDTKNSTDAFYFRTQAKVEELLKEYDNVCTLRIQLPVSSDLSNPHNFISKITSSDKVVNMPNSITVLDELVPISIEMAKRNCRGIWNFTNPGIVTCNEILEMYKEYIDPSFKWVNFTVGRQGQFPSPSTNEMDASQLQKEFPELLPVRDSLLKYVFEPKRKTLGYRVA; encoded by the exons ATGGCCAACACCTACAAGCCAAAGAACATTCTCATCACAGGAGCAGCAGGGTTCATTGCATCTCATGTCTGCAACAGAATAGTCCGGAACTATCCTGACTACAAAATCGTTGTCCTAGACAAGCTCGATTACTGTTCAAATTTGAAGAACCTGATGCCCTCACGttcatctcaaaatttcaagtTCATAAAGGGAGACATTGGTAGTGCTGACTTGGTCAACTACATTCTCCTCACCGAGTCTATTGACACTATCATGCACTTTGCAGCACAAACCCATGTGGACAACTCCTTTGGAAACAGTTTTGAGTTCACCCAGAACAACATTTATGGCACACATGTGTTGCTGGAGGCTTGCAAAGTCTCTGGTGGCCAAGTGAAGAGGTTCATCCATGTGAGCACTGATGAGGTTTATGGGGAGACAGATGAGGATGCAGTGGTGGGAAACCATGAGGCTTCTCAGCTGTTACCTACCAATCCATATTCTGCCACAAAAGCTGGTGCTGAAATGCTTGTCATGGCATATGGTAGGTCATATGGTTTGCCTGTTATAACCACAAGAGGGAACAATGTTTATGGGCCTAATCAGTTTCCTGAGAAGTTGATTCCAAAGTTCTTGCTCCTGGCCATGAAAGGAAGGATTCTTCCAATTCACGGGGATGGCTCCAATGTCAGGAGTTATCTCTATTGTGAAGATGTGGCTGAGGCATTTGAGATCATTCTCCATAGGGGTGAGGTGGGACATGTTTATAATATAGGGACAAAGAAAGAGAGGAGGGTGATTGATGTGGCAAGAGACATATGCAGGCTTTTCAACTTGGATCCTGAAACCCGTGTCAAGTTTGTGGAGAATAGGCCTTTCAATGATCAAAGGTACTTCTTGGATGATGAAAAGCTGAAGAATTTGGGGTGGTCTGAGAGCACTACTTGGGAAGAGGGGCTAAGGAAAACCTTGAGTTGGTATGTGAAGAATCCTGATTGGTGGGGTGATGTTTCTGGTGCTTTGCTTCCTCATCCAAGAATGCTCACTATGCCAGGAGTTGAGAAGTACTATGATAGCACAGAAATGAGCAAAAATGCTTCCAATGTCGATGCAAACCATGCCAACCAGAACAAAATGGTTGTTCCAACTATAAGAAGCAATGCGTCACCACGAAAGCAATCTGTGAAGTTCTTGATCTATGGTGGTGCAGGGTGGATTGGGGGGCTTGTAGGAAATATTTGCGAGAAGCAAGGGATACCCTTTGAATATGGCAAAGCACGTTTAGATGAAGGATCACAATCACAAATATTGGCTGACATAAACACCAGTAAACCAACTCATGTTTTCAATGCTTCTGGGGTGACAGGAGCACTGAATTTGAAATGGTTTGAAGCTCATAAATCAGAAGCCATACGAGCAAATGTTGTTGGTGTGTTAACATTGGCACATGTTTGCAAAGACCATGGTCTCCCAATGATGAATTATGCCTTTGGTGGTAATTTGGAAGACACAAAAAACTCCACTGATGCTTTCTATTTCAGAACGCAAGCCAAG GTTGAAGAGTTGCTAAAGGAATATGACAATGTGTGCACCCTAAGAATCCAATTGCCAGTGTCATCTGATCTCAGCAACCCACATAACTTCATCAGTAAGATAACAAGTTCTGATAAAGTGGTCAACATGCCAAACAGCATCACTGTTTTGGATGAACTTGTGCCCATTTCAATTGAGATGGCCAAAAGGAATTGCAGGGGCATTTGGAACTTCACAAACCCTGGTATTGTGACCTGCAATGAGATTCTTGAGATGTACAAGGAATATATTGATCCTAGTTTTAAATGGGTTAATTTTACAGTTGGACGACAGGGTCAATTCCCTTCTCCGAGTACTAATGAAATGGATGCATCACAACTGCAGAAGGAATTTCCTGAACTTTTGCCTGTAAGGGACTCATTGCTCAAATATGTCTTTGAGCCAAAAAGGAAAACTTTGGGTTATCGAGTTGCataa